The Pseudomonas benzenivorans region GGCCTGGTCGCTGGCCCGTCCCTCGACCCAGCGCGGACCGTCGCAGGTGTCTTCCTTCTTCCAGAACGGCGCGCGGGTCTTGAGGTAGTCCATGACGAAGGCGCAGGCGTCGAACGCGGCCTGGCGGTGGGCGCTGCTGGTGCCGACGAAGACGATCGGCTCGCCCGGCTCCAGGCGGCCGATGCGGTGGATGATCTGGATATTGAGCAGCGGCCAGCGCCGCCCGGCCTCCTCGGCGATCTTGCCCAGGGCCTTCTCGGTCATGCCGGGGAAGTGCTCGAGGAACATGCCGCCGACCTCGCGGCCCTCGTTGAAGTCGCGCACGTAGCCGACGAAGCTGACCGCCGCGCCGACGCCGACATTGGCCGCGTGCAGCGCATTGGTTTCGGCGCCCGGATCGAACGGCTCGTGCTGAACGCGAATGGCCATGCTCAGCCCCCGGTCACGGTGGGGAAGAAGGCCACCTCGTCGCCCTCGGCCAGGGGCTCGTCGAGGCTGCACAGTTCCTGGTTGCGCGCGCACATCAAGTTCTGCTCGGCCAGCACCTCCCACACCCCGCCACGGGCCAGCAGGTGGCGGCGCAGGTCGTCGAGGGTGGCGAAGCCCTGGCTGTCGCGCAGCTGCTCGCCGTCCAGGCCCAGGGTTTCGCGGTAGCGGGCGAAGTACTGCACGCGGATCATTGCTCGTCCCCGGCCTTGTAGTGGCCACTCTTGCCGCCGAGCTTCTCCAGCAGGCGCACGCTCTCGATGATCATGCCGCGGTCCACCGCCTTGCACATGTCGTAGATGGTCAGCGCGGCGACACTGGCGGCGGTCAGCGCCTCCATCTCCACGCCGGTCTGCCCGGAGAGCTTGCAGCGCGCGCGGATGCGCACGGCGTCATCGCCCTCGGCCGTAAGTTCGACCTTGACGCTGCTGAGCATCAGCGGATGACACAGGGGGATCAGGTCGGCGGTCTTCTTCGCCGCCTGGATGCCGGCGATGCGCGCCACGGCGAACACGTCGCCCTTGGGGTGCTCGCCCTCGACGATCATCTGCAGGGTCTGCGGGCGCATGCGCACCCGGGCTTCGGCCACGGCCTCACGGACGGTCAGGGCCTTGTCGCTGACGTCGACCATATTGGCGCGACCTTGGGAATCGAGATGGGTCAACACAGGTTTGCTCCAGGCGGGTATCGGCCGATTGTAAACCCGCGGGTCAGCTTTCGGCACCTGTGAATGCCATGGAATCGGATGGTCAGTCGCCCCCGCCTGCGCCGGGCGCAGGCCCGACGCGGCGGATAGGACGGGAGGGTGGGGTTACATATGGCTCTCGGCGAACTCGGCGAGGATCGAGCGCGGCACCCCTTGCAGGGTGATGTGCACGCCGTGTTCGAAGTCCTTGAAGCGTTCGGTGAGGTAGGTCAGACCCGAGCTGGGCGCCGACAGGTAGGGCGTATCGATCTGCGCCAGGTTACCCAGACAGACCACCTTGGAGCCGCTGCCGGCGCGGGTGATGATGGTCTTCATCTGGTGCGGGGTGAGGTTCTGGCACTCGTCGATGAGGATCAGGCTCTGCTGGAAGCTGCGCCCACGGATGTAGTTCAGCGATTTGAACTGCAGCGGCACCTTCTGCAGGATGTAGTCGACGCTGCCGTGGGTGTTCTCGTCCTCCATGTGCAGCGCTTCCAGGTTGTCGGTAATGGCGCCGAGCCAGGGCTCCATCTTCTCCGCCTCGGTGCCGGGCAAAAAGCCGATCTCCTGATCCAGGCCCTGCACGCTGCGGGTGGCGATGATGCGCCGGTAACGCTTGCTGACCATGGTCTGCTCGATGGCCGCGGCCAGGGCCAGGATGGTCTTGCCCGAACCGGCGGCGCCGGACAGGTTGACCAGGTGGATGTCCGGGTCGAGCAGGGCATAGAGCGCCAGGGCCTGGTAGATGTCGCGCGGGCGCAGGCCCCAGGCCTCCTGGTGCATCAGGGGTTCCTGGTGCAGGTCGAGGATCACCAGCTCATTGGCCTCGATACCCTTGATCCAGCCGACGAAGCCCTGCCCGTCGACGATGAACTCGTTGACGTGCACCGCCGGCAGGTTGTCGATCAGCTGCACCCGGTGCCAGGTGCGACCATGATCCTGACGGGTTTCCACGGTGCTGACGCGGTCCCAGAACGAGCCCTCCATGCTGTGGTAACCCTGGGACAGCAGGGACACGTCGTCGACCAGCTGGTCGGTGTGGTAGTCCTCCGAGTCGATGCCGCAGGCGCGCGCCTTCAGGCGCATGTTGATGTCCTTGGTCACCAGCACCACGGCCACCCCGGGACGCCGCGACTTGAGCTCGACCAACTGGTTGATGATCTTGTTGTCGTTGAGGTCTTCCGGCAGCCAGGTGATCGGCGAGGCGCTCTTGCTCATGAGAATCGACAGGAACCCGCAGGGCCCGCTCTTCTCCCGCTGAATGGGTACGCCCAGCTCGACTTCGTCGGGCGCGGCACTGCCGAGAATCTTGTCGATCAGGCGAATGGCCTGCCGGCATTCGGCGGCGACGCCGGCCTTTCCGGTTTTCAGCTTGTCCAGTTCCTCCAGCACGGTCATCGGGATGGCAACGTGGTGTTCCTGAAAGTTCAGCAACGCATTGGGATCGTGGATCAGGACATTGGTGTCGAGAGCGTAGAGGGTCGGAGCGGTGGGCGTGGAGCGTCCATGGTCATCCATACTCGGTCACCTTCTTCTAGTAGCCATGCGACGGAATGCCACAGCAGCGCTCCGCCGCGGGAGGCCGCCGACGACTCAGGCGGGGCTGAGAAGGTGCAAGCAGGATGAGGGCCGATGGCCGCCACCTGTCTGCAGGATTCGGCGGTCTTGCTTTTTAATTACTCCAAAAAACATGACAGGCAAACGTTCTTTTCAACTTTTTGAACTTTATTTTGCCTATCGACGAATAACCCTTGGCGATCCCCCCCCAGCCCGTTACAGTCAAAAGTCCTACCGGCGCGATTGACGCCATTTTCCCGCCTCTTCTCTGCCGCCTTACTCGGTGTGCCCATTCTCGGCGCAGCGGTTGACCTCGACCGTCACGTGCACCAGTTCGCCGAACCCTTGCAGGCGCGCCTTGTAGCGATCCGCCGAGCCATTGCCATGGGTCACCACACTGGCGATGCAGGCGAACTGCGCCCGCCCGACACGCCACAGGTGCAGGTCCGCCAGTTCGGTGTCCGGCTCCGCGACCAGGGCGCTGCGTACCCGCGCCACCAGCGGGCTGTCCATCTCCCGGTCGAGCAGCACCTTGCCGGTCTCCAGCAACAGGCCCTTGGCCCAGACCGCGATGATCACCGCGCCGATCACGCCCATCAGCGGATCGAGCCAGGTCCAGCCCAGCCACCAGCCGCCGAGCAGGGCGATGATCGCCGCCACCGAGGTCAGCGCATCGGCCAGCACGTGGACGAAGGCCGCGTGGCGATTGAGGTCGCGTCCGCCGCTCGGTCCGTGGTCGTGGTGAGCATGGCCGTGATCGTGGCTGTGCTCGCCGCCGAGCATCCAGGCCGATGCCAGGTTGACCAGCAGACCGACCACGGCGATCAGCAGGGCCATGTCGAAGGCGATCTGCTGCGGTTGCCACAGGCGCCACAACGACTCGAAGGCGAGCATGGCGATGACCACGAGCAGCAGGATGGAACTGGCGAAGCCCGCCAGCACCTCGATCTTCCAGGTGCCGAAGGCGAAACGCCGGTCGTTGGCATAGCGCCGGGCCAGCAGGTAGGCCAGCGCGGTCAGGCCGATGGCGAGCATATGCGAGGCCATGTGCCAGCCGTCGGCCAGCAGGGCCATGGAGTTGAAGGCATAGCCGGCGGCGATCTCCACCAGCATGGTCGCCCCGGTCAGGGCGGTGACGCGCCAGGCCTGGCGCTCGGCACGGCTTTCCAGTGGGCGGTAATCGTGGGAGGGTTCCCAGCGCGAGTGGTTGCAGGCGGTCATAACGACTCCTTGTTGGCCATGGGTACCTGCCCACACTAAAAGACCGGGGCGGCCCCCGGGTCAAGCCTCGCCCGGACGCTACCGCCGGGCACTCAATCGCCGCGATAGGTAGAGCCAGGGCCGCTGCTCGGCCTAGAATCGCCGCCAGGACTTTCAGGAGCAGCCCCTATGCTGATGGTGATTTCCCCCGCCAAGACCCTCGACTACCAGACGCCGCCGGCGACCCAGCGCTACAGCCAGCCCGAACACCTCGACCACGCCCAGGCCCTGATCAGCCAGCTGCGCGACCTCAGCCCCGTGCAGATCGCCGAACTGATGCACCTGTCGGACAAGCTCGCCGGGCTCAACGCGGCGCGCTTCGCCAGCTGGACGCCGCACTTCACCCCGGACAACGCCAAGCAGGCGCTGCTGGCGTTCAAGGGCGACGTCTACACCGGCCTGCATGCCGAGGACTTCGACGAGGACGACTTCGACTTCGCCCAGACGCATCTGCGCATGCTCTCCGGCCTGTACGGCGTGCTGCGCCCCCTGGACCTGATGCAGCCCTACCGCCTGGAGATGGGCACCAAGCTGGCCAACCCGCGTGGCAAGGACCTCTATGCCTTCTGGGGCGAGCGCATCAGCGGCTGGTTGAACGAGGCCCTGGCGGCCCAGGGCGACCGGGTGCTGCTCAATCTGGCCTCCACCGAGTATTTCGGCGCGGTCAAACGCAAGGCCCTGGACGCGCGCATCATCGACACCGAGTTCAAGGACCTGAAGAACGGCCAGTACAAGATCATCAGCTTCTACGCCAAGAAGGCCCGTGGCCTGATGGCCCGCTATGTGATCAAGCACCGCCTGACCGATTCCGAGGCCCTCAAGAACTTCGACGCCCAGGGCTATCGCTACTCGGCCGAGCACTCCACGGCCGACAAGCTGGTGTTCCTGCGCGACCAGCCGCTGGACTGAACTCGCCCCGGCGGCGGGACTAGCCTGCCGCCCCCATGCCCGTCGCCCCGGCCTTGTGTAGGATGGCAAGGTGTCCATCCGCCAAGGCCATCGCCATGCTAATCGGCGCCTTCCTGCTGCTGACCTGGTTCATCCTGCTGATCCGCTATCCGGGCAAGGCCCTGCCGATCTCCATGGCCGCCCTGCTCGGCCTGGGCCTGGTGGCCAGCTGGGTGCTCTGGCAGGAGAGCCGGGAAAGCCGCCACCTGGCCCACCTGCAACTGCGCCTGGAGTACGCCCCGCAGCGCTGCCCGGACAACCGCCCGCTGGCGCTGGAGCTGACCAACGGCAGCGACGCCGTCCTGCGGGAGCTGCATTGGCAGATCGCCGCCTACCGCCCCGGCGAGACGGTCAACCTGGCCCGCCGGCTGTACGAGTCGCCGCGCTACAGCGGCCCCGGCGACCTGCTGCCCGGCGCCAGCTGGCAGGACTGCCTGCCGCTGCCGACCCTGCGCAGCGGCTACCGCGCCAGCACCCTGGAGTTCCGCGCCGAACGCCTGCAGGGCAGCTTCGCCGATTGAATCCAGACTGCCCGGATACCCCCGTCCACCCGAACCAGAGAAAGGAAGCCCCATGACCCCGCCCAGCGTTCTGATCACCGGTTGTTCCAGCGGCATCGGCCGCGCCCTGGCCGACGCCTTCCAGGCCGCCGGCTACCGGGTCTGGGCCTGCGCGCGCAAGGCCGAGGACCTCGCCGCCCTGGAAGCCGCCGGTTTTGCCGCGGTGCCGCTGGATGTCAACGACGGCGCCGCGCTCGAGCAACTGGCCGAGCGCCTGCAACGGGAGAGCGGCGGTCTCGATGTGCTGATCAACAACGCCGGCTACGGCGCCATGGGCCCGCTGCTGGACGGCGGCGTGGAGGCCCTGCGCCGGCAGTTCGAGACCAACGTGTTCGCCCTGGTCGGCGTCACCCGCGCGCTGTTCCCGCTGCTGCGCCGCAGCCGCGGCCTGGTGGTGAACATCGGCAGCGTCTCCGGCGTCCTCGCCACCCCCTTCGCCGGCGCCTACTGCGCCTCCAAGGCCGCGGTGCACGCCCTCTCCGACGCCCTGCGCCTGGAACTGGCACCCTTCGCAATCGAGCTGATGGAGGTGCAGCCCGGGGCCATCGCCTCCAGCTTCGGCGCCAACGCCAGCCGCGAGGCCGAACAGCTGCTCGGCGAGGGCTCGCCCTGGTGGCCGCTGCGCGAAGGCATCCGCGCCCGCGCCAAGGCCTCCCAGGACAACCCGACCCCGACCGCACAGTTCGCCGCCGAGCTGCTGGCCGCGGTGCAGCGGCGCAAGCGTCCGCAGCTGCTGCGCCTGGGCAACGGCAGCCGCGCCATGCCGCTGATGGCCGCGCTACTGCCCAGGCCCTGGCTGAGCGCGCTGTTGCGAAAGCGCTTCGGCCTCAACGTGCAACTCTGAGACGGCTCCGTCCGCCGACGCGGGCCGCGCACCACCGAACGGGAGACTCGCCATGCCCCAGCCATTCGACGCCACCGCGAACCGCCAGGCCGAACGCCTGGCCCTGACCTTTCTCGACCGGGTCTGGCAGCCGCCCCATGACCTGGATGCCATCGACGAGCTGATGACCGAAGACTATGTCATCACCTCCGGCGGCCAGACCATTCGCGGCCGCGACGCCTTCAAGGCCTGGGTCAAGGCGTTCCAGGAACTGCTGCTGGACGCGCGCACCGACAACCTGGAGGTCTTCGCCAACCCCGCCGGCGACCGGGTGGTGTCGCGCTGGCGCTGCTCGGGGCGCAACAACGGCATGCTCGGCACCCCCGCCGACGGCCGGCCGATCGCCTTCAGCGGCGTGGCCATCTGGACCGTGCGCGACGGCCGCCTGGCCGAGTGCTGGGTCGAGCGCAGTGCCTGGGAACTCTACCAACAGCTGACCACCCTGCCCTGATGCCGCCGCAGCGCGTGGCCATGCTGCGCTACGCCCTCGGCGGGGTGGCCGCCGTGGTCCTGCTCAACCTGCTGCTGCGCAGCCTGGTGAAGCTCGGCGGCCTGCCGGCCACCCTGTTGATCGCCGTTACGGTCGCCGCCGCCATGGCCCTGTGCTTTGCCGCCAAGGCCCGCCGCGCGCCCCAGCCGCAGGAGCGCCGGCGCCTGCTCTGGCTCTATGGCGGGTTGCTCGCGCTGCTCTATCTGGCGCTGCTGGGGATGATGAGCCTGCAGGACAGCCCAGGCCCCATGGGCGTGCTGATCTTCGCCCTGCACTACCTGTGCTACCCGGCGAGCGCCGCGCTGCTGTTCTCCAAGCGGACCTTCTCGTGGCTCGCCCCGCCGCGTCCGTAGGACCAGGGGCTTCCGCCCGTCCTGCCGGTGGAACCGGGCTCGCAAGCGGCGGCTCTATATGCCACCTAGGCCCTGCATGGGTTGGAGGCCAGCCATGCCAGAACCAGACCCCGCCAGTCAGGAACACCAGTACCTCACCCGCGCGCTGCGCACCCTCAGCGGCTGCAACCGGGCGCTGTTGCGCGCCGGCGACGAAGCCACCCTGCTGCAGGAGATCTGCCGGGTCATAGTCGAGCAATGCGGTTATCGCATGGCCTGGGTCGGCCGCGCCGAACAGGACGCGGCGAAGACCGTCACGCCGATGGCTTTCGCCGGGGTCGAACGCAGCTACATCGAATCGCTGCACATCAGCTGGGCGGATAACGAACGCGGCCGCGGTCCCAGCGGCCGGGCGATCCGCACCGG contains the following coding sequences:
- the moaE gene encoding molybdopterin synthase catalytic subunit MoaE; its protein translation is MAIRVQHEPFDPGAETNALHAANVGVGAAVSFVGYVRDFNEGREVGGMFLEHFPGMTEKALGKIAEEAGRRWPLLNIQIIHRIGRLEPGEPIVFVGTSSAHRQAAFDACAFVMDYLKTRAPFWKKEDTCDGPRWVEGRASDQAAAERWRSD
- a CDS encoding ester cyclase, producing the protein MPQPFDATANRQAERLALTFLDRVWQPPHDLDAIDELMTEDYVITSGGQTIRGRDAFKAWVKAFQELLLDARTDNLEVFANPAGDRVVSRWRCSGRNNGMLGTPADGRPIAFSGVAIWTVRDGRLAECWVERSAWELYQQLTTLP
- the moaC gene encoding cyclic pyranopterin monophosphate synthase MoaC, which produces MLTHLDSQGRANMVDVSDKALTVREAVAEARVRMRPQTLQMIVEGEHPKGDVFAVARIAGIQAAKKTADLIPLCHPLMLSSVKVELTAEGDDAVRIRARCKLSGQTGVEMEALTAASVAALTIYDMCKAVDRGMIIESVRLLEKLGGKSGHYKAGDEQ
- a CDS encoding multidrug transporter — its product is MLIGAFLLLTWFILLIRYPGKALPISMAALLGLGLVASWVLWQESRESRHLAHLQLRLEYAPQRCPDNRPLALELTNGSDAVLRELHWQIAAYRPGETVNLARRLYESPRYSGPGDLLPGASWQDCLPLPTLRSGYRASTLEFRAERLQGSFAD
- a CDS encoding SDR family oxidoreductase, translated to MTPPSVLITGCSSGIGRALADAFQAAGYRVWACARKAEDLAALEAAGFAAVPLDVNDGAALEQLAERLQRESGGLDVLINNAGYGAMGPLLDGGVEALRRQFETNVFALVGVTRALFPLLRRSRGLVVNIGSVSGVLATPFAGAYCASKAAVHALSDALRLELAPFAIELMEVQPGAIASSFGANASREAEQLLGEGSPWWPLREGIRARAKASQDNPTPTAQFAAELLAAVQRRKRPQLLRLGNGSRAMPLMAALLPRPWLSALLRKRFGLNVQL
- the dmeF gene encoding CDF family Co(II)/Ni(II) efflux transporter DmeF, with amino-acid sequence MTACNHSRWEPSHDYRPLESRAERQAWRVTALTGATMLVEIAAGYAFNSMALLADGWHMASHMLAIGLTALAYLLARRYANDRRFAFGTWKIEVLAGFASSILLLVVIAMLAFESLWRLWQPQQIAFDMALLIAVVGLLVNLASAWMLGGEHSHDHGHAHHDHGPSGGRDLNRHAAFVHVLADALTSVAAIIALLGGWWLGWTWLDPLMGVIGAVIIAVWAKGLLLETGKVLLDREMDSPLVARVRSALVAEPDTELADLHLWRVGRAQFACIASVVTHGNGSADRYKARLQGFGELVHVTVEVNRCAENGHTE
- a CDS encoding PhoH family protein, which encodes MDDHGRSTPTAPTLYALDTNVLIHDPNALLNFQEHHVAIPMTVLEELDKLKTGKAGVAAECRQAIRLIDKILGSAAPDEVELGVPIQREKSGPCGFLSILMSKSASPITWLPEDLNDNKIINQLVELKSRRPGVAVVLVTKDINMRLKARACGIDSEDYHTDQLVDDVSLLSQGYHSMEGSFWDRVSTVETRQDHGRTWHRVQLIDNLPAVHVNEFIVDGQGFVGWIKGIEANELVILDLHQEPLMHQEAWGLRPRDIYQALALYALLDPDIHLVNLSGAAGSGKTILALAAAIEQTMVSKRYRRIIATRSVQGLDQEIGFLPGTEAEKMEPWLGAITDNLEALHMEDENTHGSVDYILQKVPLQFKSLNYIRGRSFQQSLILIDECQNLTPHQMKTIITRAGSGSKVVCLGNLAQIDTPYLSAPSSGLTYLTERFKDFEHGVHITLQGVPRSILAEFAESHM
- the yaaA gene encoding peroxide stress protein YaaA; this encodes MLMVISPAKTLDYQTPPATQRYSQPEHLDHAQALISQLRDLSPVQIAELMHLSDKLAGLNAARFASWTPHFTPDNAKQALLAFKGDVYTGLHAEDFDEDDFDFAQTHLRMLSGLYGVLRPLDLMQPYRLEMGTKLANPRGKDLYAFWGERISGWLNEALAAQGDRVLLNLASTEYFGAVKRKALDARIIDTEFKDLKNGQYKIISFYAKKARGLMARYVIKHRLTDSEALKNFDAQGYRYSAEHSTADKLVFLRDQPLD
- a CDS encoding MoaD/ThiS family protein translates to MIRVQYFARYRETLGLDGEQLRDSQGFATLDDLRRHLLARGGVWEVLAEQNLMCARNQELCSLDEPLAEGDEVAFFPTVTGG